The Macrobrachium rosenbergii isolate ZJJX-2024 chromosome 14, ASM4041242v1, whole genome shotgun sequence sequence TTAactcattaatataaataatagagATTTGCAAAAAAATTGTTCAGATTTTCCAATTCCCCTCTTATTTGCTTGATTTGGTTGTATGAATTGAGTTGTGTAAGCTAGCTTCCTCTTCCTACAAATATCCTCCATTTTAGAGTCGGGTAAATGATCTGGATGGGTTTCTGTTTTATATCTGTTGGTGTGTGCTTGAAAATACCCAATTATTGTAGTTTTGTGAGTTGCAAGATTAAGCTAACATAGACATAGACATTGCCCAAATGTAGAGACATTGCCCAAATCTACATTTTACCCCTTCTTACCATTCTTTTGAATCTATTAATGAGGGTAAGTGAGAGATGATAATTGctgtattgtatattgtatagtATATAGCTAATCATGGATCCTACTTAGCACAGGTAGCTACataatttttggtaaaacttGACTTTTGTTGTGAGTCTGATTTTCTCCAGTCACCACTGGGACAGGTTACCTCCTTTTTGGGAGTGTCCAGAGGGAGGGGGTGTGTGTGAAGAaccccagccaggtcagggtaggtccccctaagttaggttaggtaggtaagatctggttaggtcaggacctggcattataggaaaggttaggtctatttatgtatgaggaacctgtcccgtTCGATAACTGGTGGGAATCAGGCTGCGCAACTAAACTAaagttttacctaattttttattatcatatttgaaAATCTAGTTTTTGTGGATatgctttttcatgaaatgtCTCATCTTCAGGAGTGGATATCTGGCAGCCAGTAAGAATTTCCAAGAAAATGATTTAGATGTGGATTGCGCTGGGCGACACTATATGATAACAGGTTAGTGTAATATTTTATTGGTGATCATTTCATAACAGGTTAGTGTAATATGTTATTGGTGATAATTATCCTAATTCAGGTTAAAGCTAATTGCTTGgttatggaagtttttttttttaaagtaagtgaGAGATCAAAGGCCAGTAGAGAATGGTTCTAGATTAACACTTGGACTAGTTAGGAACCCAGCAGAATGGGGTCTGGACAGAAGGTAATGAAGAAAGTTCATAAAATATGTACCCCCATAAGAAAACATTCTCGCATAAAGGCTAGTGAAGGTAACACATAACCCTAGTTACTATCCTCCCAGAAGTTGGCTGATTAAATGCcagaaatgtgaataaaaaggTTTCAGGTGTTCATAATCTGCTCAACTTCCAGGTGCAAACAGTGGTATTGGGAAATGCATAGCTACCGAAATTGCAAAGCACGGAGGGACGGTTCACATGGTGTGTCGTAATTCTACTACTGCTGAACAGGCTAAGAAAGAAATTGTAGAAACGTCTGGAAAtgaggtaaaattatttttatagtttattacaGTAGTAATTGCAATATTTTTGCATATAGAAACATACAATAATTCCATTTAATCTTGCAGTCTTGTTAAGCTTACAGCACAGAAGTTAATATGAAGTAGTATATTTTAAACTCGATAAGCAAACTGgaaattttctgcttttatattttttagcttactgtgatgactgtctaGAAAGCTATTGTGAGACCCCCAAGTTTTTAAGCATATTTAGACAGCAGGTTAAAGTTTTTCGAAGTTTCTACCCTTTGAAGCTTACAAGGCATAACTCACATTTGAAGGGCAGCTTCCTTACTGGATTTTCTTTCATATCCAATACCTCCTATCCATCACTTGGACCATCAACTATGGGTGAAGGTCAAGGTTATAcaaggaaaactaattttttgaTCTGTAAATTTTAACTTGCTCAGCAAATTCTTTTGTCCTCTATAATATAACCCTTGTCAATTGTCATGTTAGTATGATGCTGGCCTCTGCTGCATTGGTTCCCATTGAATGGGGGATTTTCCTCTAAAACTCTGGTTTGTTTTTAGAGACATGAAATCTTGTGAATGTGTAGTTTTATCATCGTACGAAGTGACAGTTTCATTTCCAAAGTACATAAGGTTATtgcatttttgttattacttctttttttgtatgtttgtatgcgttCACCTTTGTCATGTTGTGTACATGCTTCAGGATGTGTTCTTTATATCATATAAAAGAGAGAGCTATAATGGCAAGCTTCTTCAAATCATCATATGCATTACAagggaagaaaaacataaatatgtcTTCAGAAGACAGAACTGGCAATTGCATGGagtattttaattattctcaTTGAGCTGAAGGCAAATGTTTATTTCTTCCCTTGAAATTACATTTGCTTTTTATAGGTTATTTAGACATTAGGCATCATATTATgtacttttctttgtaaatttgaattattaagaaaattccaGTGCTTGCAGACTTGTTTGATATGTATTAATTATTACAGAATGTCTTTGTGCATATTTTGGATATATCCCAGCCGAAAAGTGTGCACCAGTTTGCCAGCGAATTTGAAAAGACTAGCGACTGTCTCCATGTTTTGGTAAGTGGTGATGAAATTTGTATCATTCAGTATAGGACACTTGAGTTTAGAATGAAGTTTTGTCTATTATTAAGGTATTTGACACCTTCtttttgaaaacaagtcagctgAGCTTGTgtgaatgtgaatattttttatcgAAAACATTTTGAACTCTGCAAGTTTATGTGAGTGAACTTAGTTTCCCGAATCTTCggtgaataatataaaaatagagaaTTGGAAAATAGACTTCTTAAAAGTGAATATCAAATCATAGCTGCTTGTTTCTACAACAgggtttgatttatttttagaatcTCACTCTAAGATTGACTATCACAATTTTGTGACCTTGAAAGCTATGGTTTGTTTTGATCAGGAGCTATACAATGATTTAAAAGCATACGAAATATTGATCTTCATAAGAAAGCATGGCTACTTTTTGGGGTATGGAAATTTACTTGGAAATAGTGGATATGCTCTTCACAAAATATCATTGTCTTCAGGGGAATAAGCATGTAGTTCCATATATGTATTAACTGGTTACCTTTAGGGGAATATGCATGCAAGTCCATAttagtacagtatttaaaagttGGTTACTAAAGAGATAAGTAGCACattaattaatagaaaatgaagaaCTATCAGTTCATTATCATGAAATAGCCAGTAGATCCTTGGACTGAAAGCTGTGAATACATCTTCATGTGGCATAGTAACTTGTTCAACTTGTCATAAACTCTGCTGTGTACAGGTACATAATCTTTACAAACTCCAAAATTGTAAATGCATTTCTTTGGTGACTTTTGAAGATTAAACTATAGTAGTTTCATCAGCCAGCAAGCATACGAATGACCTCCCACTTGAGGTTCTGGGTCATGAAGGAAACTGCAGCCAAGCCTATGAGCTGGATGTAATTACACCATCCTTTCTACCAAAGCTGGATCTATGGAGTAAATTGGCATGTCCTTCCAAAATGCATTTTGGTTTGCAGTGGTGCCTTCACTAGTGAGTAATTTCCTGAGGCCAGGGCAGTATTAATGATGTTTGTCGCAAAGAAAGGCACTGTCTTTCCTCTCCCACCAGTCTGCCAACCTGTGGGCATGCTTGCTGTTGAAGACACACAATTGTGTTACTGGTCCCTTCTCCAAACAAGCCTCACTTGGGAGTCAGCTTGCATTTTGGAACAGATTTTTGCAGATAGATCTTCTTGTTCTTTCTGAAGAGCAAAGGCACCGGCAGCTTGAAACTGATGGGAGTTCAGGCAGAAAAAGTACAGGATAGAGAAAAGTGGAGAGAACACATTTTATATGTTTAATCCTACAAGAGGAAGGGAAGATTTAATATCgctcatgatgataatgattgttatttttgcaaaattgaagtaaaaatattttaagtggtGCTCTAGAAATTTATGAGAATAGAAAACTGGATTGCTGTTTATAAAAGATCTTTCCTTTTCAGAGTTAGGGAACAGTCTTTTAGtgccaaaagtaaataaaacacttGCACATTGTACAGTGTCCTTGTAAAAGTTTAATCATTGATGGTTTTGATGTAATTTTAGAGTTGTGTATAAAACAGCCATTTATTAATTCCATTTCCTCAGGTAAACAATGCAGGATGTATGGTTAATCAGCGGGAACTCGTGGAAGATAACTTAGAGAAGAATTTTGCCACCAATACACTTGGTACCTATCTTCTCACAAGAACCTTGTTACCCCTTTTGAAAAAGTAAGCAATTCAGTTGTTCTTTCACTTAAATATGTAATATTGTAGTATAACAGTTTTTGTCAAGTTTTAGAAATGTTCAGTATAAGACCCCTTGTAACACCAGTACATGTGGTAAAATACTTCaagttcttcattcattttcaaggGTAAAGCCAGAATGACAGCTATTTACAGCTTAATGAGTGTTGAGATACCAGTactaaacttatttttcttcataaaggaGTGAAAAGCCACGTGTGGTGACAGTTACATCTGGGGGAATGCTTGTCCAGAAGCTGAATCCTGATGACTTGCAGTTTGAGAAGATGAAGCCATTTGATGGCACCATGGCTTATGCTCAGAATAAGAGACAACAGGTGAGACCAAATGCAGTACTGCAATAGACAGATTACAGTGTAAATATTCAGAATACTAGTATTTAAAAAGCTCGTTTTACTTGGGCCTAATTGCGTGGTACAGTACACTGTTATCTGAATATAGTTATCTGTAGCAAAAGTATTTGCAAGTGTTTTTTGATATAATATATCACTTACAATAAGGATCCCCTTATTTTATACACTATGAATGTCATTGCTACCTTGATTATAATATACACTATGAATGTCATTGCTTCCTTGATTATAATCGCCTATTGTGCAGATATGCAATTGAGGGGCGCGGCGTAACAAGGTGGCAAGCGCCACCGCGgccgaactggtttttttattgtgagcgagcagctaaagtacagcactatcctgtacacactTTTGTCcacttatgttactggcaaaaggttcgaaaatccatgcaaaacaaagggaaatttcgcccttagcgagttctcactgctacatcataagactcgtcataaaaggaggcaagcggcaaccagtggaggtgcgtgggTGGATGTAGGAGGCGTGGGTGGGGTTGTCAGTGTTCTTTAACTCACGCGTGCTGACGGACCAATCAAAACCTCTCTTTAACCCGGCTCACGGATTCTGATTGGCTATCCGCACGGCTGGGAGCATCACATTGTTTTTCTCCCGCCTTCCcatctgtgtgtttgttttcattagaCGCTCTCGATTACGCTCGTATATTTTTCGTATTTACGTGTGTAATAACAGTGATTGCGGTATTTTTTCATCATGGCAGATAGCCAAGATATCAGTGAGCGTAGTGATGTGCATATCAGCAATGCTGATAGTGATTGTGAAGTACTAGATGAGCTTAATGATGCTCCACGTGAGGGTGGTAGTGGTTTGGTAAAGCGTAAACGAAGGCCAGAAAATTGGAAACAATCCATTCGTAAGAAAATGCGTAATGAAGGAAAAGCGATTACAGTGATGTGGCTAAAAAGCAAATAGAAGAACGTAAAATTGGCCCCATGTCGTGATCGTTGCTTCGATAAAGTTACAATGCCAGTGATAGAGGCTCTATTTAAAGAGTTTTGGGACATAGGAAATTACGATGGCCAAACGGCTTATTTACAGAAACTCATGGCGCGTATGCCAGTGAAACGTCGTAGAAACCCGCAGACGAAACCAAGCGTTCATGTACCGTTGTGTACACTGTAATGTATGGTTCTACTGAGCACCAAGTGTGTAGGCagggttttgtcaatttttggcATTGGCAAAAAGAGGGCTAGTGTTGCTTTAAGCAAAGTAACAATGGGGAAAACTACAGTGCCTGACCAACGAGGTCGAAAACCCACGGCTTCAAAAATAGTGGGTGAGAAAGCCCCGAGCTTGTGCGCAAGCATATCCAGATGTTGCCAGCAATGTCCTCTCATTATTCTCGTGCGACTTCTAAACGTCTGTATCTGGATTCGAATCTTTCGACAGTGAAATTATACGACTTGTATTGTGCATTTATGAACAGTGACCATCCAAATGTTGAAAAAGTGTCGTTTAATTACTATTCTACAGTGTTTAGAAACGAGTATAACATTGCATTTGCAGCTCCTGTTGTTGATTCGTGCAACATTTGTGATAAACTGAATTCTAGAATCACTAATTCTAAGCAGCTAGGTGCGCCACCAGAGGTTGTGGAGGCCATTGATCGTGACCTTAAAGCACATGTTGACCTTGCTGAAACAGGTCGGAAGCTGCTTGATGATTTTAATGATGACAATGAGGACATCATGGCTCTTTGCTTCGACTTACAGCAAACTCTTCCTACTCCTAAGCTCAGCACTAATGTAGCGTATTATAAACGAAAGTTGTGGACCTATAACTTTTGCATTCATAATCTACAGACGCCGCAGGTCGTCTATGTACATTTGGGATGAAGTCACTGCCAAACGAGGGTCTAGTGAAATTATGAGCTGCCTTAATCACTACATTGACCATCATCATAAGGAGAACCACACTAAATTGATACTCTTTTCTGACAATAATTGTGgaggtcaaaataaaaatataaatgtaattctaGGATGCTTGCGACTTCTGCACATGAAAAAATTCGTCAGGattgaacacttttttttagtGCCAGGTCATTCATACATGCCCTGTGATAGGCATTTTGGTAACATAGAGAGAAGACTGAAAAGGGAGACTACTATACCTGGCAAGCCTGATTACATTGAGCTTATCAAGGGTGCTATCAAAAGGGCTTTGACGTCGTTGATGTGCAACagaaagacatttttgaactgGAAGCTCTTCAGTCGCATATAACAAACCGTAAGTCTAAGACAGCATCATTGCAGAGTGCCAGAGTTATTGTCTATGATGCCAGCTTTGCAGAGGGATTTGCACTTAAAGTCAGTTACAATGTAAATGACACAGCTGATGAGCATCGTGTTCGGCTCATGAAAGGGAGAGCCAAATACTCAAGCAAGGTGTTTGACCTTAGTGCTGTTCCCTTAACTCGCAAGTATCATAGCCCTATTCCTCTTGCACCAAAGAAGACCAAGGATTTGAGAGACCTAATCCCATACATAGCTCCTTTGGCGGCCCAGGCATATCTCAGATCTGTGGTCGACAGTCAAGCAAGTGCCAGTGCCAccgccgatgatgatgatgaccttcCCTGACGGAGATGTGAACTCCTTTGAAAGAACCCTTGACTAccacaactaataataaaaaccatagcCTTTAACCTGAGAACTTTGGGAGCGGATTTTAGTCAGGAGACTGGTAAGTACAGCCAtacttttataatgataatactaatgatactaataatattaatgaacaatgacaatcataatgaaaatgtttatcttgattgttgtcatcattattatgattattattattattattatcattattgttattattattactattattattgctaacattattattattattcttattatcattactatgattattataacaataataaaaattattcaatacaGCTGTTTATTCATTAGTAATAAGCAGAgtattttttcccgttttataaaatttttgacaAAGTCAGgcgcttaatttttttctcttattattaatagttttttcttattactcTATCTTTAATGATTATACAGCATTACTATTATTGAATAGTTTTATACCTGGTTTAACATTGTTGCTGTAGTTATTACTCTGTTATTAATACTCTGTAATGTAGTCTGTTTTTTTGCAcggtaattgttttgttttataatattttcatggaaattttactcagatatgttataataataattttagagcattattaggataaatattttaggttgttttcacaaaaacatgctttaattgccgtatgaaaaacattttcattgtgttcattaacactttacaatcttacattacctcactttttgtggttgtggcgctaaatgacaaaacatactataatgatttttgcatatgtaataggcgaataaatttcctttaaaaatgaggtatgattcatagaaatcgtttggctggtttttcttttataagcgtttttcatagttggcaaactttaaatgcgtttttatcattttttaaaaacggcgcttggcaccttattacactgcgccactcaatTCGACTATCATACAGTGTATACCAGCATATAAGTTGCACCCTAATTTTGGTGGAGCATATTAAgggaaaaatacatacaatatatctttatttttttaatctttacagCATTCCTCTCTaaaggtattttaaaatttcttacttCAAAGAAGACTAACCAGTACAGTGTATTTTTAGCTATGTTAGGGTGTCTGttcaaaatatgcatttttcagatTTATAGTAATGACCCTTGTTTAACTAGATGACAGCCATAAATCTATCCTACTTTCTTCTGTCTTAGCCTTTGTATCTGATATTGTCATTTTATGcctatttaatatactgtatgacagaaaataatttatttttcatgtaggatgatgtacaaaaatatttcattagtgTAAAATCACATCATAGTTACTTTGGTAAATGGGGTATGTATGTGCCTTCAGGGAGTTGCATCCAAGCGCCTCTGTGGGTACCAGGTCCATCTGGCAAAGATGGTAGCACAGTACTTGGATTAAGGCCTAGAACTCTGGGTACAAGCACTTGCTGCATTGTATATTACAAGCACTTGCTGCATTGTATATTAACACCTGATTAAGGATGCACAGTAAAAAATTGTTGCCTTGTTCAAGAGGAACACCAGAAATCATTGGCAGCAGGAGGGTGATAGCAGTAAGGGGTTGGGTGCTTTGTTTCTTAGCTTCAACTCTGGATGCCTGGCAGAAGACCTTGATTGAAAACCAATAGGAGTTGGCCTCAGTCAGCTGGGAGCTGTACACTACAAGGAACTGTCTATTCTTTAGTTTATTTAGCCTATGAATCCTCTGTGGATTCTCTGCTGTAAATATATAGGCACAATTTAGATTCCCAGTTCCAGGAATATGAGGGTGCTaagagtcttccagttcagattGAAAGAATACTACTGTAATTGAAAGCATACTAAGGATAAATTGAAgatatgaaattgaaatttaagAAACCTGAATCAGATTGGAAAGCTAGAACAGgtagaaaattaattcaagagGTGTGGACTGGACATCTTAAGTTTTCATGACTCAGTTCAGaggaatggaaaaagagagattggaaggagtttgtgtgtatgtttattcagGAAGAGCAAAAGGCATTGGCAgttgaatatcaaaataaatttgcagTTCTAGAAACAGTGAGGACTGGTGTAACATCAAGATTGTATATCAATGACAGTGACACCTCTATGTCTGCATACAAAGGATAAGTTTctaaacatattaaaaaacacaCCAAAAAGAAATTATGGCAGCAGATGCTATTTATAACTTTCATAATGATTTATACAATTgtggtaattaaaataaaaggcaaatagtTCTCACAAAATGTATTTTAGGTCGGCCTGACAATTGCATCATCCAAACTTATGGCATTGCAATTAGTTCTTCAATGCATCACCTATTATGTGTGTAACAGTATTATTACTGGTGGTGGTAAATGTGTTTTCTGTATCTCGTGGTACCATATAGCTGTATTTTTAAAAGTCTATAAAagaatagatatttatttaagcaACAActataatgtaaaacaaaattgtctgaaacagaaaagtttgtcattttttaaaactaagtTCAGATAAACtagcagttttttttacataaatctaCAGTGctcatattaataatgaaaaagtgaAGTATGCATAAAGGTTAACAAATATAGAGTGAACtttgaaaagtaatatatatgtttctgacaTTGGTACCACACTGAAATAACTTCTCCGAATCTTTCAAATTTTTCCAGTGAATATAGATAACATTACCTTCCAAATACAGCAATTTATAACACCTCACCTAATCAGAGATGTAAAATTAAACACCAGagctttttcataaataataaaaatgtggatactCATCAAACATACTACTGGATATAAGAGCACAGGCGAAGATGAAGAGACCTAGCTAGTGTCTTAGCTGATGCTGGGGAAGGCAAGAATGTGGGAGATATCTTAGATATAGGcctaaaaagttaattaattttattgacgGTCAACCGAGTAAAATTTGACTTGAACATCACCCCAAGGATCATATAGACAAAAGGCTGGTGAGCCAAGGAGTATTGGGGGCACAGACATAggcatatatatgattaatgggcctgtgataaaaatgaaaggtttttgATATATTAACTGAGTGATTCTGTATATCATGAATTGAACAGGTTGTAATGACAGAGAGATTAGCTTTGGAACatccagaaatacatttctcatgCATGCATCCGGGATGGGCTGACACTCCAGCTGTTCGATCCTCCATGCCCGACTTTTATAACAAGGTAAGTTTTTTGTTTCAACTTGATGgaatactaaaagaaacaaagattttgttatggtgttcatgaaaattaaaatcacatcTATTCATTGGAATTGGTTTATTTGTGATATGTGAATTTATGAATATTCTTACAGAGGTACAGAATGATACTAAGATTTAAATCCTGAACTTTAGTAAAATGAGCTTTTTAACATTTTGCAGTAGCTCAGAGTTGTATGGTTTCTGAGACAGATTTTTCTTTACATcgtaatatagattttttttattcaaatgattaTAAAAGACTTTTGAgacagatttttatttacatcGTAATGTagagttttttattcaaatgactataaaagatttttatattcattgaCAGATGAAGGATAAATTAAGAACAGCTGAAGAAGGCGCAGATACAGCAGTCTGGTTGGCCATCTCTCCAAGTGCTGAATTACAGAAGTCAGGATTATTTTTCCAAGGTATTGGTATAGTGAAGTACACTGTATGCTCATTAAGAGGATCAAGTAGATCATTTTTCTTGCTTATTAATTGTCTTTGTAGGCTTTATGAACCTTTGTCTTCAGAAAACTGACCAGTTACATTGTTCAGTTCAgaacttcctttctttcttcatgcATGTCAGAGTGCCGTAAATAGTGCTTTGAACTGcataaggaaagaaaattttgagGTAGCAGAGGTGATAGACAGAAAGgaggaaagtatttaaaaatggaaatttagaaattcatatGATGTAAGGATTGAATGTGATAGGTCATGTCTCAAGAGTTGCTCAGGATTACAAttcagtggacccctgcctattttCGGTTCCGGATTTGCAGCCTCACTGACttttggaacatatatacacattattcatggaaaattcacctatttgtggtatttttcataggGAAATactattcacaaattactgtattttcatatgtttgtgATTAAATGCAcaatttatgataaaactattaaaatattcaggtataggcatttttagaggtttttttggtgttttgaactatcaaaataggtagttattagcatttttagaggggttttaagtatttgcagatttgagCTATTCACGGGGGACGGctagtggtatgcatcccccacaaatatggGAGGTcgactgtacagtatatgaaagcgGTAAGAGAATGAGTCTGCATTGTTGTTGATATGAGAGAGGGACTTTGGAGAATGTAACACTTGAAGAAGTTAGGTTTGTGATCATCttgaataaaatgttttgaaagcagAGTAGCAGGTCATTGAAGACTTGACTAGAGTAAATGGAAACACTGAAAAGGAGGGAACAGtaacatttttaaaggaaattaaatttaccaGCATAAACCCATTACTTTAACATGGCCTTTGTCCTTCAAGGTAGaaactttcatcttttatatgGATGTACCAGTGACAGATAGTCCAGTTGTTGAAGCTTGGTAAGAAGGTAGTTAACTAGTGCTAGATGAGGGGTAGGGGGACCTAACCACTCCCTTGGCTGTGGACAGTACCTTTTGCTGGACTGCTGTTGAAACAAGACATGACACAGCTGTGGTCATGGAGCAATATAGTTTTCAAGCTTTgtattgattattttaattattgtgtTAGTGGTTGTTCAGTACATTATGCACTTAAACACCATAGACATTAATCTGTTTTTCTTGCTCTGGCagcctattttctttttacaagttTTAATATTAAGTGTGCAAGTTTGCTGCTTAAAATAATGGTTTGGTGTTTCATACAGAATACTGACTCATCTGTACTGTAAGATTTGTGCCCGTATGCTAGAGatgaattatataatttcttctaCAGGAGTAGATTGATGTGTTTCCAGGTGAACACTTAGGTTCTGCTTTTGCCCCCTCGGGCTCTCTTCTTCCATTTCAGTCTTCAGAGCTGAAATGGCCCTTCATATAGTTCAAAACTATAGGAGAAGTTGCAGGTTAGTTGTGAGAGTTCATGACCAACCTCCAACAAGACTTCCATCAGAGGCTCAGTTGGTTCTCTCCCTTGACTAATCTGTCAGACTATCCAGAACGGTGGCCCTAGTCTAGGACCTTCCATCACGAGCTGGTGTTCCTCTTCATCTTTGAAGAGGATGAGATGTTGGCAGAGAGCGTAGAAGTGCACCTTCATCCACATCCAGACACTAGCTTGTGCCTGGTCATCCTCTCAGCCACATTGCCTCAGAACTTTTCTTGGCCTACAGTGTCtcaatctgtgtatgtgtgcatgtggatacatatgtacacattgatttgtatgtgtatgtatgcatatatgtacacatatgctcCGTGTTGGGGTAAACTGCTGCGTTTTCTTGCCTTTTCTTTCTCTGTGggttattctttatttaaaaataaattttttgcatatcCTTTACAAACAAAAAGATTTTCTTCCTAGAACAACATtacataataatgtaattattgacATCATTCATGCCAGAGTGGCACCTCAAGTGGACGCGTGCTTAAGTGCAAATATTTTTACGAATGAAAATATGTCCTATCTGTTGTTGAAGAACATCTTAAGAAATCATGTTCCATCAATTATcttaaattttagttatttatatgtaaaattacaGCATAAGAAATGGACTGTGTTGGTATGTTTCTGATATAGGTTCATATCcacttttttgtaaatttacatgTGAGTAATTTTAAAAGCTGTAGATGTATTATTTTGAATGGTGCTGCATTCCAGATCGTGTACCTGCATCAACTCACCTTCCACTGGCTTGGACTAAGGTATGCAGTGACGTTGAGGAAAAGTTCATGAAATCATTAGAAGAGCTTTCAGCACAGTTTTCTTAGATAAATATAATGTTACAACAAGTACTGTCATAAAGTGTATTACTACCTCAAGATGGGCTTCTGCTAACAAGACAGGTAATGTTTGTGAAAGTCAAGGTGCTTTTGGTTAGACCCATTAAATTGTACTCTGCGTTCAGGATTTTGTTACTCTAGGGGAAAGTACAGTAGTCAAATACATATATGAGCCCTTGCTTTGTAAATTTGTTACTCTAGTAGAAAGTACAGTAGTCAGATACACATGTGAGCCCTCGTTTTGTAAAAATCCATAACATCTGACAATTGCAAAATCGTACCAGTAAAAATTGTAATTAGGCTTTACAGCTGGTAAAGATTACTTTGAATCACTTGATGGCTTCATATTGTTTGCAGTCACGGCAAATATGCACTTATTTTCATTCAAGCTGATCAGTTCTTTGTTT is a genomic window containing:
- the LOC136846180 gene encoding dehydrogenase/reductase SDR family member 12-like isoform X2 translates to MVTYLPREGVTSQSLTKHLLDTEHAHFLSFHFSLGVVFKMSIYRNTVWFVKGLREYTKSGYLAASKNFQENDLDVDCAGRHYMITGANSGIGKCIATEIAKHGGTVHMVCRNSTTAEQAKKEIVETSGNENVFVHILDISQPKSVHQFASEFEKTSDCLHVLVNNAGCMVNQRELVEDNLEKNFATNTLGTYLLTRTLLPLLKKSEKPRVVTVTSGGMLVQKLNPDDLQFEKMKPFDGTMAYAQNKRQQVVMTERLALEHPEIHFSCMHPGWADTPAVRSSMPDFYNKMKDKLRTAEEGADTAVWLAISPSAELQKSGLFFQDRVPASTHLPLAWTKVCSDVEEKFMKSLEELSAQFS
- the LOC136846180 gene encoding dehydrogenase/reductase SDR family member 12-like isoform X1, whose protein sequence is MTAANNLRKKPLAFVVSLSHCHSPPLFHAISSWSSRDLRYQVYAIFQEGSGYLAASKNFQENDLDVDCAGRHYMITGANSGIGKCIATEIAKHGGTVHMVCRNSTTAEQAKKEIVETSGNENVFVHILDISQPKSVHQFASEFEKTSDCLHVLVNNAGCMVNQRELVEDNLEKNFATNTLGTYLLTRTLLPLLKKSEKPRVVTVTSGGMLVQKLNPDDLQFEKMKPFDGTMAYAQNKRQQVVMTERLALEHPEIHFSCMHPGWADTPAVRSSMPDFYNKMKDKLRTAEEGADTAVWLAISPSAELQKSGLFFQDRVPASTHLPLAWTKVCSDVEEKFMKSLEELSAQFS